AACACCAGGCCGGGGTGCTGCACAtgttttcccttctttcttGAAGAAGTTTTTAGAGAGTGTTAAGTTGGTCAAGCTTGGCAAGCTGCAAATGCTTTCAGGAACCATTCCAGTCAGCTTGTTGGATTTAAAATCCAAGACCTCAATGCTCTTGAGCCCTCCAAAGCATGTTGGCAACACCCCGGTGAATTTGTTTCTGCTGATATCAATCACACTGACAGTTCCCAGCTGCCCAATTTCCTCAGGCAAGCAACCGCCCATTTCGTTATCGGAGAAAAGTATCTCGTCCAACCTTGCCATTTTACCTATACTCTTTGGGATGCAGCCAGTGAATTTGTTGTTTGAAAATACAATCACAGAGGCTGGGGACTTGCCGATAGTCAGAGGGATGGTGGACGTGAACCGGTTGTTGTTGAGGAAGATGGCATCCAGCTCCTTCTCAAAGAGCTCTGGAGGCAATGGTCCCTCAAAATCATTGAACCTGAGGTCAAGGTATTTGAGGCCTGGCAACTCCAGAACAACCTTCGGGAAATTGCCAACAAATCGGTTGTTGCTAATGTCCAATTCACTCACAAGTTGAAGCTTGTTGAAGCTCTCAGGGACGACTCCACAGAACCTGTTAGAGTTAATGTGGAGGAAGGCCAACTCAGACAAGTGCCCAAGCTCGTCAGGAAGGTGCCCGGCTATGTCACCATGGTTGAGATCAATCCCGGCAACAACATTAGCCGTGGGATCGTCCAATGCTGAAGCGCACACAATACCATTGTAGGAACAGACATTGGCCCCAACCCAGTTGCCAGTCATGTTATTTGGATCGGAATGAATAGCCTTCTTCCATGCCTGGAGACCCGTGTATGCTCTCTTGAGCCTGTCATTTGCAAAAGTGACCTTGAGTTCAATCTCATATTCAACTTCCGGGGGAGAACCATCACTAACCACATGATCCGCAAATTGGGAAACAGATTTTTTTACATCGTCGTgatgtaaaccaaatgagaaggCAGAAGGGACAAGGAGAGAGAAGAGGAGGAAGCAGCCGAAGGGATTCATATTAGCCATGGTGGCCACAACCCTTGGAGAGGCCCAAGGCCTGCTTATAGGAGTCATGGATGGATGGGGAATAAGGAGATACGGAACGATAGTTATTTTGAAAGGTTGTTGACCAAAGCCTCCCAATTTTAGCACCACCCATTGATATAGATCTTTCTAAACCTCAAATATGGGTGTTGTCAAAGATAAATTTAGGGAGGCCAGCTCCAATTTTTGGTGAAATTTGCTTGTACATAAAAGAGGTAAGTAAGCAAGTGCTAAAAATTGATAATGACTAAGTCCTCTTTACCCAACTGCCAACACACCTCCTACTTTCACCATCGCTTAATGCTATACAAATAAAGATTTATACAAACTTTATACTTAAACTCGTGGATCTCcatacataaaaaaagaaacCTCATTAAAATAGCTTATAAAAAGGCATAGTTTTGTACAAATTGCTGCAGATCTGGCATTCTTTTCACCTAAATCTAATTTCATGCACCTCACTTCAATCATCAATTGCAATAGTTTTGTTAATTGCGTTGCCACTGTAACTCCATTCATGATCATAGTGCATCCAAATGGATGAGATCACCCATCTTATGCTAAGGAGAATCTTCAAGACTTCAACTCATACAATCCCATTtgcaaattatataaataatatctaaaaattatgaaaactgAATACAAACTGAAATTTACATAAAACTTTCTCACACAATCATGAGATATGTCAATGACAAAATATTGCATAAAAAAGAACAATTAAAGTGGCTCATAAcagtacaaaaaaaaattggatattattttttaaaataataaaaactattaaaaattttatcactGTAATGTGAcatcttaaataattaaaacactaAATCTGttaacaattatatattaagtttttatttcattatttagtCTGACTATGAATTCTAATTCACCTAAACACGAAATCTAACAAAAATCCTAATCCTCCTCGAACATAAGATGAATCAGGAAAAAATTAAAGCCAAAAAGACATATAAGCCACTATTGGCAACTTCGTGTGTGTATCAACCTGTATAATGACAAGGTGCAGAGGAGTACCAAGCTGGGAGCTTCCCATCGCTTCTGAGCATTCTGGTTAAAGCTGAATCCGGCATTCTcgctttctcttctttttcttcttctacctcTTTGGCAGATTTGGGTAATCCATCTGGGACATGAAAAGCTGcctcttcctttttctctttgttcaATGTTTTGGTACATCTACTGCCCTCCTCCTTCACTTTATGAATTGCTGAGCTTCCATGTAAACAGCTGATAAGGTATTTCAATCCACCGGCTTGAATGATTAGCTTCTCTACCCCTTCTTTTGGGGCATCTTTCTGAAACAAGTGATAATGAGATAACGAAGATAGCTCCTGCACTGATGGGTAATATAATTCCAATACTTGGCTTACTgagttgattaattaaaataaagctGATTAGGTCTGGATAACAGCCATTTTGCGAGATGTACTTGGAAAATGGCTCGAGCTTTGTTTGGCATGCAAGCATGGCTTCTTGAAGAACAATATGTCgtcgaggaagaagaagcaaatctTAGTGAATGGTGATGATCTTGGACAATGGCAAAGAAGAAGCAGGCCGTTTGGTTCCAGATGAGACATCACACAAAAATCATCCCATAGTAGCCATGCACCCTTACCCACCCACACTCGTGGAATGCCACCCCAAACACGTGCGCAAGCACCTATTTAGTACCAtagtagcctataaatagagcatgaCATAACATTGAGATGTTGGAGAGAATTTTATCGTTTTTCTACTACatcacttttatatttttttatttcattctaaGTATATTTTGTCAA
This genomic stretch from Diospyros lotus cultivar Yz01 chromosome 1, ASM1463336v1, whole genome shotgun sequence harbors:
- the LOC127793734 gene encoding CCG-binding protein 1-like, whose product is MAKDAPKEGVEKLIIQAGGLKYLISCLHGSSAIHKVKEEGSRCTKTLNKEKKEEAAFHVPDGLPKSAKEVEEEKEEKARMPDSALTRMLRSDGKLPAWYSSAPCHYTG